From the Aquitalea magnusonii genome, one window contains:
- a CDS encoding NUDIX hydrolase translates to MSEAFCGAKAALFYQDRLLVYLRDDKAGLPFAACWDFPGGGREGQESPFACLQRETREEFGILLQPAQIIWQRSYPSWHQPGRLSFFMVGQLNAKQAQAIRFGEEGQCWDWMSAADYLAQPAAVPYLQQRLQDYLQSPAAARASAVLGR, encoded by the coding sequence ATGAGCGAAGCGTTTTGCGGTGCCAAGGCGGCGCTGTTTTATCAGGACCGCCTGCTGGTGTATCTGCGCGATGACAAAGCCGGGCTGCCTTTTGCCGCCTGCTGGGATTTTCCCGGCGGCGGACGCGAAGGGCAGGAAAGCCCGTTTGCCTGCCTGCAACGCGAAACGCGGGAAGAGTTCGGCATCTTGCTGCAGCCAGCGCAAATCATCTGGCAGCGCAGCTATCCTAGCTGGCACCAGCCCGGCAGGCTCAGCTTTTTCATGGTGGGCCAACTGAATGCCAAGCAGGCACAAGCTATCCGTTTTGGCGAGGAAGGTCAGTGCTGGGACTGGATGAGTGCGGCAGACTATCTGGCCCAGCCTGCTGCTGTACCCTATCTGCAGCAACGCTTGCAGGACTACCTGCAGTCCCCCGCAGCGGCAAGGGCATCAGCAGTCCTGGGTCGCTGA